The genomic segment CCCCGATTTCATCGGCTTCCCCGATTTCATCGGCTTCCCCGATTCCTTCGGCTTCCCCGATTTCATCGGCTTCCCCGATTCCTTCGGTTTCATCAATCTCTTCGACTTCTCCAATCCCGGTACCCGCTCCGCTTTTTTTACCTTCACCTGAAGAGATAATATCTTCGACGACGGCCTCAACTTCTTTCCCGATTGACAGGGTATCTTCGGCTGGGGAGATGTCCTCAACATCCCCGATGCCTTCTTCTTCGGTATCTTCATTCATTTTTTCAGGCGGTTCCACGGCACGTTCCGCCGGAATGGCTATATTTCCGCTTTTTAGCGCCCGCTCGATGAGCTGCTCTATTCGCCCGATATCGATAGAAGTCCGGGGTTTTTGTTCCGCCTTTTTCCCGATAATTGAAAGAATATTATCCCAGCTTTTATTAATCAGATCGTCGACTTCTTCCTGACGCTCCTTTTTAATCTTCCCTATTCCCTTTTTAATATACTTTTTCAATTGCGAACCACTCATCATCAAATCCCGCCGCCACTTCGCCCAGTCGACTTCTTCCTGGGCATCGATAAACTGCTTGATGAATTGAATCTGAAGGTATTTTATCCTCCTCGTGATCACCACAAGAGGATCCTGTTTGATATTGAAAAGAATATAGACGATCAGAAAAATCGTGAGACAAATAAGAACGACAATGACGACTTCATAGAATCCGCCTATTTCAAACTGTTCTTCCGGGATGATCATCGACACAATACCATCGAGTTTTGATGGTGAAGAAAAAATCCTGTATTCCATATTTTTTCCGTTTGTCACAACAAACAGATTCCCGTAGGAGGGTGCCTCACCGGATCTATTCTCCCAAATACGGAGGATATTTTCTTTGCTTTTTTCACGCTCGCTTTCCGGAAGGTTGATCAAGATTCCCTTATCTCCGATAAGCGATAATTCCCGGCCTAAAGCGGGTTCACTTAGTGAGGCCAGGCGGACTGCAAGGCCTTCCTTTGATACATAATAGAGAGCGGTCCCTTTCAGAATATCATAGGAATCGATAACCGGAAACGTATAAATAAACCGTGAATTGTCACCGTCGACAACAAGCTTGTATTTGTCCTCTTTTGTGCATAATAGTCCGTCGGCATCAATCGATTGTTCTACCTGATTATAGTTAAAGTAAATTCGCTGCCCCAAAGCCTTTCTGTCCGTATAATCCGAAGGAAGGGTACTGAAATGTATCTTTCTGCCGTTCGATTCCAAAAACCGTACAAAGAGAAGATTCGGAAGACGTTGCTGCAGACTTGCATAGACCTCCTCCCTCCGCTGTGTGTCCGAAAGACTTTGACTCTGTTCGGGAAGAAATGCGCTTGAAATAAACGGATTGTCCAGAGTATCGGAAAAACGGTCGATATTCTCCTGATGATAGGAGTCAACGAATCGTGCGATCTCTTCGATCTTTTTCTCAAATTGGGCCTTGAGGTTGGGAGCATAAAAATTTGTCGTGACAAACCTGAAGAACAGACCGGACGATGGCAGAAAGAGCAGGAGAGCGGCAATAATGATCGAGATTAAAAAACTTAATGCTATCTTCAGGCTTTGCCTCATCTGGCTTCGTTTCCTCGTCACTATATATTCATCCGGAAGTGCTTTCCGTTAAAAAACGATCCATAATCGCTCATCCGATTTCATATACCATCAGTATTGCTGACCCACGCTTTGTCGAAAATCCGTATGATGGGTTCACCTCATGATTCCGAACGAATCATCGTTTCAAATAGTATAAGCATGGTGCTTTCCTTTTCTATTATCGACTGTTATTGTATTTATCTAAAAACAACTCTCCCCACTCGCGATATTCGATAACGGATCTGAAGACATAACTTTCTTCCATATAGTATACTATAAAAAAGATCAATTTGCCAATTGAACTGACTCTTCCTCATATAGACCGTCTTTGACATGGGGAAGAAAATACGTTGCATGAGGGAAAACCAAGGTCGCTTTAGCCGATACCACTGCCGAAGGTCACTCGATAATGGATATATCTCCCGGGTATTCGATTTTTTGGATATCCCGGAAAGAAAAACCAACATCAAAAAACGGCAGGATCAGTCTTCGCGGGCTGTATGACGCTTGATAAAAAGGGACAACACCGATCCAAGTAACGCCGCCGCACCGGCAATGACGAATGCTTTTGAATATGAACCGGTCGCATCGGCGATCCGTCCGGCCATTGCGGGCCCCAGGAACTGACCGATACCGAAAAGGAGCGTGATAAAGCCCAGGGCGGCAGGTGCGAGTTGGGATCCGACGACATCACCGGTTGTCGCCGCCATAATTGCCGGAATACTCCATGCCGTAAGGGCAAAGAGTATCGCAGAAATAATATGGCCTACCGGTTCATTCCAGATCCCGAATATCGTAAAGCATAAAAACTGGAGAAAGAAGACGATCGCAAGCCCGTATTTTCTTCCCACCTTGTCCGAGACAATGCCCCAGATAAGTCCGCTTCCGATACTAAGGCCGCCGAGAATGAGGGCGAGAAGCCAGTTTGCCGCTTCTTTTGTGTAACCCGCCTCCCCGGTAAGGTAGTGCACAAAAAACGTGGCGTAAATGATGTATGAAAAACCAAAAAGAATATAGATGATTCCCAGGTGCCAGACGGAAGGATTTTTATAGATACGGCCCCATTCGAGCCGTGAGGTTTTCCGTCTTTTTTCTTCCGGAACTATCTGCGCCCCCACGGGGGTAATCCCTTTCTCCGCGGGCGAGTTTCTCAGAAATATAAAACCGATGAAGGCGATACACAGCGTCAGGGCCGCGAGAACATACCACGCATATCGCCATCCATCGACCCCCGAATCGAGAATACCCGGCAGGATACTCCCCGTGACAAGAAGACCGAAACTCGAACCGCTGACCACGATCCCGGCAGCAAGTCCCCTCTTTTTCGGATGAAACCAGGAAGAGACGAGACCCATAACGGGTACATTCGCGCCCCCGCTTCCCATACCAGTGATCGTACGGGCAACCAGCGCCATGACGAAGGAGCCCGCGAGACCGGTCAGCGCCATGGAAGCGGCGACAACGAGCAACGAGACACCGATCATCACCCTCGGCCCGAATCGTGAAGCGAGGATGCCGCACGTCAGCGCCAGAACGAGATAACCGATCATGTTTCCCGATGCGATATCGCCTGCCTCGACATTGGTTAGGCCCAATCCCGATTTCATATCCGGAAGTATCGTCGTATACCCGAATCTCGCAAATCCAAGGGCGCCGGTGACGACAATGATCCCCAGAATGAGAATGATCCATCCATAATGAAGTCCGCCCTTGCCTATACTCATCTGTTCCACCTCACTATTCCGAAATCGATGACCGACATATCTTTCGTTTATAGTCTTTCGGGATGAAAATGTCAATGAAAAGAGAATATGAAGATTCCTTGCATGCTTTACGTCATTCTGTCATAATCGGTGTCAATCGAATATGATCACGGAAAAAGCATGGGACAACATCCTCGCTGAAATCAAAAACGACCACACGATCGGAAGCGTATACATTATAGGCGGTGTCGATACCGGTAAAACCACCCTCGCCTCTTTCCTCTATTCGTCCCTGAGAAAGCATTTTTCGATCGGATATATCGACTGCGATCCGGGGCAATCGACGATCGGCCCGCCGGCCACAATCGGGCTGGGCATCTATGGGAAAGCCGAAATTGTATCCGGACTAAACAAACCGGATGCGTTTTATCTGAGATTTATCGGGAATATCACCCCCACCCGTCACCTTCTTCAGACTGTTTCCGGAATAAAGCGGTGTGCGGAAAAAGCGGAAAAACTCGGCGTCGAGAAGTTAATCATCGATTCATCGGGATTTGTCAGAGGAAGCGCGGCAAGGGAGTTTCAGTTTACCGTGATCGATTTGATTCGCCCGGATTATATCATCGAACTCGCTTCGGATTTTCCACTCGAGTCCCTTCTTGTTAATTTCAGTCGACGTTTTCGTATTGTCTCCATAGCCGCCTCTCAAGCTGTCAGATCGCGATCGAAGGAAGAACGCCGGCACAACCGTGAAGAACGATTCCGTCATTATTTCACGAACACCGAATTATCGAGTCTTGACACCGGTCGAATCGGTTTTCATGGAATGATTCCGGATGGAAGCGTAAAAGATTCATGGGATCAGCTGCTGGTGGCCCTCTGCAACAGAAATCAGTTTGTCATCAGTCTGGGTATTTTACAATCATTTAATCCGGGGAAAAAAAAGCTGACTGTGTTATCCCCCCCCTTTCCCGCGGAAAAGATCGTTTCGATTCATTTCGGATCGATCAGACTCCTGCCGTCGGGGATCCAATTGCCTTAGGCTACCAAAAAGCGGGATGGTACAGGCGGTCTTTTAGAAGTCCTCGTATCCGCTTGATTTTGTCTCTGTCATAAACTCGGGGAAACAATAAACGATCACCCCGTTTGTTTTCACCCGCATTTCCGCATATCCTTTTTTGGCAAGCTTCTCCAGATATTCCTTTGCCTGATCCATGGTAAGATCGCTTTCGATGACCACTTCGGCAGGGGTGACAAATCCGGAGTTTTTCTTCGCGACCTTCAGGATTATCCGTTCGAGGGATTCCTTTTTTTTCTGTTTGACCGGTTCCGGGAACGAACTCTGATACAATACCTGTTTGTATTTAAAGGCAAGGTTTGCCTCGCCGACCATCTGCGGCAGCCTGAAAAAATCGATCACCGTTCCAAAAAGGAAAAAGCCTCCGGTAAGCAGGTAAAGCAAACCCGATCCCCATTTCCCGAGGTAAAACCTGTGGAGACCGGGAATAAACAGGGAAAGAACCCAGAGAATACGCGCCGTTTCAAGACTAAACATTCCTTTTCCTCCTTTGATAAAATCATGATAGCAAAAATAGCCGGATATGACAAGAATACATCCCCCCATTGACAATATAACCCGACTTTTCTATACTTTCGGAATGAAACTCAGAAAAAATCTCACCGGTATCACTCCCTATATTGCAGGAAAACTGAAAGAGGGTGCGGTCAAACTCGCTTCGAACGAGAATCCCCTTGGTTCCTCTCCAAAGGCGATCGAATCGGTCCGCCGTTTCCTCGATAAAATCTGGCTTTATCCGGATTCCAATTGTGAAGCGATCAAGGCAAAACTCGCCCGCGCTTACGGCGTTACGGAAGACATGCTTATCATCGGAAACGGTTCGGACGAAATACTTCTTTTTATCGCGGGAGCTTATATCGAGGAAGGATTGAACGCGGTTACATCGGAAGCGACCTTTTCCGAATATACATTTGCAACGACCCTTTTCGCGGGCGTTATGCGTTATGCACCGATGAAAGATTTCACCTACCACCTGCCGGCTTTGGCCTCACTTATCGACGAAAAGACACGGGTCGTCTTTTGCGCGAATCCGAATAATCCCACCGGTACCTACTTCACGGGGAAGGAGTTTGATGATTTCATCAAAGACGTACCGGAGACAGTGCTCATTGTCGTGGATGAAGCGTATGTCGAATATGTCACGGAAAAGGATTTCCCCGACACGCTGTCGCGTCTTAAGGAACGCGATAATATTCTCATCCTCAGAACCTTTTCTAAATTGTACGGACTTGCCGGTCTTCGCATCGGGTACGGAATAGGCGGAAAAAAAGTGATCGCCGATCTGCATAAAACAAAAGAACCCTTTAATATCAATTCGATCGCACAGGTCGCCGCGACCGCGGCACTGGACGATCACGAGTTTGTCAAAAAATCCCTCACGGTCAACAATGAAGGCAAGAAATATCTCTATGGCGAATTCGATGCCATGGGATTATGGTATCTGAAAAGCGCCGCCAACTTTATCTTTCTCCGTATCGGGATGGATTGCAGGGAAGCATTCCAGACCCTTATGGAACGTGGAGTAACGATCCGTCCTATACCGGTACTCGGGATGCCGGACGGGATCAGGGTGACGGTCGGTACGGAAGAACAGAACAGGCTTTTTATCAATCTGCTGAAAGAGTTACTGCGGAAAAAATAGAAGATATTTATACAGGCGTCGGATAGGATACGAGAAATAATTCTTGTTAATTAATTACGTCTTTGAGTCAGGAGTCTGTCGTTCCCGGTATTATAATGTATGAATGTATTGGACCTGTCAGGCATAATTATTCTGTTTTGTTTGGCGGGGGATGTATTTGTGGAAAGCGGGGTATGGTTTGACATTATGTTTTTATAGTCGGAGTATATAAAATGGCGAATAATGATTCGTATAGAGAGAAATTAGTCTATTTTGTCCATGTAGATGCTGAATTATCCTTAACAATTGTCGTAAATTTTTCCTGAGGGACTGTTGTAATCTCTTCTTCTCGTTACTCCATTGCTTAAATCTTTTCTCGAATTCTTCAATGACTTTTTTCCCATATTTCTCCACCATCACTAAAAACAACTCCAACAACCACCTCAAAAGCTGCGCGATACTATAGCAATTTAAATCGGCATGCAGTAACTTGATCTTTCGGTAAACATCCTCCGGGAAATACACATGCACATGTTCCCGGCGTTCATCGGGATGGTTCGATACCGGTTGATATCGGCTCATTCGCTGCCTTCCCCATTGATGTTCCCTTATAATCAATGGATCAACAAGAGACATAATCCCGACAATGACTCCTGATAACGTACGCCTTGAACCGAATGATTTCAGGTTACGCAGCTTTTCTCGCATAATATCAGTAATGATAAAATGGAATTCATGCGGATCGGATTCTATCACGAGACACTCCTTGAATAATTATTCTCATACATTATATAACGCTTAAAAAGTACCTACCGCATTGATTTTTTCTGAAAGAGAGGAAAAATCTGATAGAATCTTTCTATGTAAAAAGTTTTTATAATTCAAGGAGGAACAAAAATGTTTTCATAGAGTACGCAAAGCACGCAAAGAAATTAATAAAAACCATTTCTCTGCCAGCAATACGAGAGAAATATTATAAAATAATTTATTCAACAGGAACATGATAATAAGGAAATCAGGATGCCGGGAAAAGATAATAGCAATGGAGAATTCCATAGATCGATTCCGGGAGGTCAAGGTCTCGTGATAATTATTTCCTTTTTATAAGCGTTTTAACACTTTGAACATGAACTAATATCAGTAACCCGGCAGATATAAGAGATTATCACCAGTTTATAAATTATCTCCAAAATTCCCGTTAAAATCGATGGTTCCATTGTGATTACGCTGTTTTGTACTTCCTCTTCTTTTTGTATTTATTTTTCAAGATTTTCCTCAAAGGCAGCTATTAAAAATACCGTTTCGCGATTGATACCCAGAGGAGCCATGCGGCCTGAGCCTTGAGAATGCAGTTGAGGTTTGCCTCTGGGGGGGTATCGGAATGGGCGCACCCGCTGCATCCGCCGTATCCCTCAACGCCGTTTCCCACAGCAAGGCGGGCG from the Spirochaetales bacterium genome contains:
- a CDS encoding YbfB/YjiJ family MFS transporter encodes the protein MSIGKGGLHYGWIILILGIIVVTGALGFARFGYTTILPDMKSGLGLTNVEAGDIASGNMIGYLVLALTCGILASRFGPRVMIGVSLLVVAASMALTGLAGSFVMALVARTITGMGSGGANVPVMGLVSSWFHPKKRGLAAGIVVSGSSFGLLVTGSILPGILDSGVDGWRYAWYVLAALTLCIAFIGFIFLRNSPAEKGITPVGAQIVPEEKRRKTSRLEWGRIYKNPSVWHLGIIYILFGFSYIIYATFFVHYLTGEAGYTKEAANWLLALILGGLSIGSGLIWGIVSDKVGRKYGLAIVFFLQFLCFTIFGIWNEPVGHIISAILFALTAWSIPAIMAATTGDVVGSQLAPAALGFITLLFGIGQFLGPAMAGRIADATGSYSKAFVIAGAAALLGSVLSLFIKRHTARED
- a CDS encoding TM2 domain-containing protein — its product is MFSLETARILWVLSLFIPGLHRFYLGKWGSGLLYLLTGGFFLFGTVIDFFRLPQMVGEANLAFKYKQVLYQSSFPEPVKQKKKESLERIILKVAKKNSGFVTPAEVVIESDLTMDQAKEYLEKLAKKGYAEMRVKTNGVIVYCFPEFMTETKSSGYEDF
- a CDS encoding histidinol-phosphate transaminase encodes the protein MKLRKNLTGITPYIAGKLKEGAVKLASNENPLGSSPKAIESVRRFLDKIWLYPDSNCEAIKAKLARAYGVTEDMLIIGNGSDEILLFIAGAYIEEGLNAVTSEATFSEYTFATTLFAGVMRYAPMKDFTYHLPALASLIDEKTRVVFCANPNNPTGTYFTGKEFDDFIKDVPETVLIVVDEAYVEYVTEKDFPDTLSRLKERDNILILRTFSKLYGLAGLRIGYGIGGKKVIADLHKTKEPFNINSIAQVAATAALDDHEFVKKSLTVNNEGKKYLYGEFDAMGLWYLKSAANFIFLRIGMDCREAFQTLMERGVTIRPIPVLGMPDGIRVTVGTEEQNRLFINLLKELLRKK